The Candidatus Glassbacteria bacterium genome includes a region encoding these proteins:
- a CDS encoding TonB-dependent receptor: protein MQVIIPLLLFARTPADRPPSREQSSLRHSGAGDLTRFLPRELPMNRILCLVMLSACCSVLHAANTGIVRGTVLDEAGEPLTGAQITIRQTRLGAVSTETGKFEIRQAPTGYRQVIAAMTGYRSSFKTVYINADSVTVVDFELVEVVIPMPGIEVRDTMPRVSVTATIIPIDLKKVPAAVEIISFERIQEMGAMTVADAMMEARSTYLQGDEDRGVSASLRGLRSTHTLVLINGRRVAAGLRGNVNLDDLSTAMIERIEIVRGPSSALYGSDAIGGVVNIITKKPPEDMLAGISFRYGQSKYGEAANPFVKGYMTERAGKLGYSLYASFDRESSFDRYEETPWTDGDEKNLRAGGVELSFDLTPRQLIQGGFERSLVKRTGIRPYFWGDGRRVDTNNRKSLFAEYNYVVPERAEFLVRGNYYRFNTAIAVYPEIFGDDFNPYTQTDTDYELFQDLYQFETRFSYTFTEGNYLTVGAEVRKDNREDNSSEYDVDNNAVFIQDIFQPFEPLLFVLGARYDDHSQFGTTFSPKASVTLSLLENLRIKGVFGRGIRAPSVYELYIESPTKESLIRPNPDLTAEKSDTWEIGLEGSLRRFSGDVRFFRNDLEDMINPVTVGFDSLFTGVTGAQLEVPWIRPLLQYRNIERAMSQGFEAGVTLKITDRIKFSNDLTLVETRNKATDKRLLNKPDLLNTAVLRYERLDWGFKTGVRLTSVGSRIISDRYKADGYSLVHLFFSKRIGEPVEFFGGVNNLLNNDPNIYGFIEGAGSPGTYFFFGLTLDLWDHNKSW from the coding sequence ATGCAAGTAATCATACCGTTATTACTTTTTGCGCGGACCCCGGCGGATCGGCCGCCCTCCCGCGAACAATCTAGCCTGCGCCACTCCGGCGCCGGAGATTTGACCAGGTTTCTCCCAAGGGAGCTCCCCATGAATCGCATTCTCTGTCTGGTCATGCTGTCAGCCTGCTGCTCCGTTCTGCATGCCGCCAATACCGGCATCGTCCGCGGGACCGTTCTTGACGAGGCTGGCGAACCGCTGACCGGCGCCCAGATCACTATCCGCCAGACCAGACTGGGTGCGGTATCCACCGAAACGGGCAAGTTCGAGATCAGGCAGGCTCCCACCGGCTACCGTCAGGTGATAGCCGCGATGACCGGTTACCGCTCCAGCTTTAAAACGGTCTATATCAACGCGGACAGCGTTACCGTGGTTGATTTCGAGCTGGTAGAAGTGGTGATCCCGATGCCCGGGATCGAGGTCAGGGACACCATGCCGCGCGTATCGGTCACCGCTACGATCATCCCTATCGATCTGAAGAAAGTCCCTGCCGCAGTCGAAATAATCAGCTTTGAAAGAATCCAGGAAATGGGCGCGATGACCGTGGCCGACGCCATGATGGAGGCGCGCAGCACCTACCTCCAGGGCGACGAGGACCGCGGGGTGTCGGCCAGCCTGCGCGGGCTGCGCTCTACCCACACGCTGGTGCTGATCAACGGACGCAGGGTGGCCGCCGGACTCCGCGGCAACGTCAATCTCGACGACCTCTCCACGGCCATGATCGAGCGGATCGAGATCGTGCGCGGACCCAGTTCGGCGCTCTACGGCAGTGATGCAATCGGCGGCGTGGTGAACATTATCACCAAGAAACCGCCCGAGGATATGTTGGCCGGCATCTCCTTTCGCTACGGCCAGAGCAAGTACGGCGAGGCCGCCAATCCGTTTGTCAAAGGTTATATGACCGAGCGCGCCGGAAAACTCGGTTACTCGCTTTACGCCAGTTTCGACCGCGAGAGCAGTTTCGACCGCTACGAGGAGACTCCCTGGACCGACGGGGACGAGAAAAACCTTCGCGCCGGCGGAGTGGAATTATCGTTCGATCTCACCCCGCGCCAGTTGATCCAGGGCGGTTTCGAAAGATCGCTGGTGAAACGCACCGGAATCAGGCCCTACTTCTGGGGCGACGGGCGACGGGTGGATACCAACAACCGCAAGTCCCTTTTTGCCGAGTATAATTATGTTGTGCCCGAGCGGGCTGAATTCCTGGTCCGGGGCAACTATTACAGGTTCAACACAGCAATCGCGGTCTATCCCGAAATTTTCGGAGACGATTTCAATCCCTACACCCAGACCGATACCGACTACGAGCTGTTCCAGGACCTCTACCAGTTCGAGACCAGATTCAGCTACACCTTTACCGAAGGCAACTATCTGACGGTGGGCGCCGAGGTCAGAAAGGATAACCGGGAGGACAACTCCAGCGAGTACGACGTGGACAACAACGCCGTGTTCATCCAGGATATTTTCCAGCCGTTCGAGCCGCTGCTGTTCGTGCTGGGGGCGCGTTACGATGACCATTCCCAGTTCGGCACCACCTTCAGCCCCAAGGCCAGCGTCACGCTCTCCCTGTTGGAAAACCTGCGGATCAAGGGTGTTTTCGGCCGGGGTATCCGGGCGCCGAGTGTCTATGAGCTCTATATCGAGTCCCCGACCAAGGAAAGCCTGATCAGGCCCAACCCCGACCTGACCGCCGAAAAATCCGACACCTGGGAAATCGGCCTGGAGGGCAGTCTGAGGCGGTTCAGCGGCGACGTCCGGTTCTTCCGCAACGACCTCGAGGACATGATCAACCCGGTCACTGTCGGGTTCGACTCGCTATTCACCGGGGTCACGGGCGCGCAGTTGGAGGTCCCCTGGATTCGCCCCCTGCTCCAGTACCGGAATATCGAGCGGGCCATGAGCCAGGGCTTCGAGGCGGGAGTGACTCTCAAGATAACCGACAGGATCAAATTTTCCAACGACCTGACGCTGGTGGAAACCCGCAACAAGGCCACGGATAAGCGCCTGCTGAACAAGCCAGACCTGCTCAATACGGCGGTTCTGCGCTATGAACGCCTCGACTGGGGGTTCAAGACCGGTGTCAGATTGACCTCGGTCGGTTCCAGGATTATCTCCGACCGGTACAAGGCCGACGGCTACAGCCTGGTCCACCTCTTTTTCTCGAAAAGAATCGGCGAGCCTGTCGAATTTTTCGGCGGGGTCAACAACCTGCTGAACAACGATCCCAATATTTACGGGTTTATCGAGGGCGCCGGGTCGCCGGGCACGTATTTCTTCTTCGGCCTGACACTGGATCTCTGGGACCACAACAAAAGCTGGTAA
- a CDS encoding response regulator, giving the protein MADRDELASGLILVVDDQPLNVELLEADLSEYGYEVLSAYDGKSALKKVESRQPDLILLDVMMPGMDGFEVCRRLKSDPETMLIPIVMVTALSEKSDRIKGIEAGVDDFLTKPYDRQELQARVKSLLRVKLYTDELERAEAVISSLALSVEAKDSYTEDHCGRLSRYSVKVGGMFNLPHEQLRALRLGGILHDVGKIGIPDAILQKKGKLTDEEFATMREHPMIGFNICKPLRSLRHVLPIIRHHHERLDGSGYPDGLKGEKIPLTARILTVVDVYDALRTERPYKPAYDKEKTLAILDEETGKGWYDPEVLSKFKKIELEEQ; this is encoded by the coding sequence ATGGCAGACAGGGACGAGCTGGCGAGTGGTCTGATTCTGGTGGTCGACGACCAGCCGCTGAATGTCGAGCTGCTGGAAGCGGACTTGAGCGAGTACGGCTACGAGGTACTCAGTGCATACGACGGCAAATCGGCGCTGAAAAAGGTTGAAAGCAGACAGCCTGACCTGATACTGCTGGACGTGATGATGCCCGGAATGGACGGATTCGAGGTCTGCCGCCGGCTCAAGAGCGACCCGGAAACCATGCTGATCCCGATCGTGATGGTCACCGCGCTGTCGGAAAAATCGGACCGGATCAAGGGTATCGAGGCCGGCGTTGACGACTTCCTGACCAAACCCTACGACCGCCAGGAGCTCCAGGCACGGGTCAAGAGCCTGCTGCGGGTCAAGCTCTACACCGACGAGCTGGAGCGGGCCGAGGCGGTGATCAGCTCGCTGGCCCTTTCGGTGGAAGCCAAGGACTCCTACACCGAGGACCACTGTGGCCGCCTCAGCCGCTACAGTGTCAAAGTGGGCGGCATGTTCAATTTGCCCCATGAGCAGCTCAGGGCGCTTCGCCTCGGCGGCATTCTCCACGATGTCGGCAAGATCGGGATCCCCGACGCGATCCTGCAAAAGAAGGGCAAGCTCACTGACGAGGAATTCGCGACCATGCGGGAGCATCCCATGATCGGCTTCAATATCTGCAAACCCCTGCGCTCGCTTCGCCATGTCCTGCCCATTATCCGCCACCATCACGAGCGGCTCGACGGCAGCGGGTATCCCGACGGGCTCAAGGGCGAGAAAATCCCGCTCACCGCCCGGATCCTGACCGTGGTGGACGTCTACGACGCCCTGCGTACCGAGCGGCCCTACAAACCGGCCTATGACAAGGAAAAGACCCTGGCTATCCTGGACGAGGAAACCGGAAAAGGCTGGTACGACCCCGAAGTGTTGAGCAAGTTCAAGAAAATCGAACTGGAGGAACAGTGA
- a CDS encoding response regulator: MNMELIRDVLELAGFELLCAIEAASALEIAAERLPDVILMDFQLPGMNGLEATRRLKANPVTAGIPVVAVTSHAMKGEREAATEAGCAAYFPKPLDVTTFAAEVKKLLV; the protein is encoded by the coding sequence ATGAATATGGAGCTTATCCGCGACGTGCTCGAGTTGGCCGGGTTCGAGCTGCTGTGCGCCATCGAGGCCGCCTCCGCACTCGAAATCGCCGCCGAGCGCCTGCCGGACGTGATCCTGATGGATTTCCAGCTGCCCGGCATGAACGGTCTCGAAGCCACCCGCCGCCTCAAGGCCAACCCGGTAACTGCCGGGATCCCGGTGGTGGCGGTTACCAGCCACGCGATGAAGGGAGAGCGTGAAGCGGCCACCGAGGCGGGCTGCGCGGCCTATTTCCCCAAGCCGCTGGATGTCACCACGTTCGCCGCCGAAGTGAAAAAGCTGCTGGTTTGA